A genomic window from Chlorobium phaeobacteroides DSM 266 includes:
- a CDS encoding NAD(P)/FAD-dependent oxidoreductase, which translates to MKKNVDVLVIGGSAAGIVAASTGKAFYPLKNFLIVRREREAVVPCGIPYIYGTLESINQNIIPNAHIEQAGVELFIDEVVAVDRGAKVATTADGTQITFDKLVFATGSMPKVPAWLKGTGLGNVFTIPKDRDYLENLRMTLEQCTNIVIIGGGFIGVEIADELRKKGKRITLIEVMPHVLSAAFDDDLSVKVEKILTDNGVMLRTGEKVRELSGEGSVSGVVLENGEILAADAVILATGYAPNVDLARNAGIKINELGAIRVDEYMRTEDKDIFAVGDCAEKFSFITRIVKGLMLAATACSEARIAGMNLYGLSRLRTFSGTISIFSTAIGGTTFAAAGVTEHLALDRGFDVISASAEGIDKHPKSLPGTSSQFVKLIVNRDSGLVLGGAVVGGVSAGELINVIGVIIENKMTIHEVLTLQVGTHPLLTGPPTGYPLIKAAEAVVKKLRSSR; encoded by the coding sequence ATGAAGAAAAATGTGGATGTCCTTGTTATAGGTGGAAGCGCGGCCGGTATCGTTGCCGCTTCAACCGGAAAGGCGTTTTACCCGTTGAAAAATTTTCTTATTGTCCGTCGGGAGCGCGAAGCCGTAGTCCCCTGCGGAATACCATACATTTATGGTACCCTGGAAAGTATCAACCAGAACATCATTCCGAATGCGCATATCGAACAGGCCGGCGTCGAACTGTTTATCGATGAAGTCGTTGCCGTCGACCGCGGTGCAAAAGTAGCCACTACCGCTGACGGTACGCAAATAACCTTCGATAAACTTGTTTTTGCAACCGGCTCCATGCCGAAAGTCCCCGCCTGGCTGAAAGGCACCGGTCTTGGCAATGTGTTTACCATTCCCAAGGATCGGGACTATCTCGAGAATCTCCGTATGACGCTTGAGCAGTGCACGAACATCGTTATCATCGGAGGCGGATTTATCGGTGTTGAAATTGCCGACGAACTTCGCAAAAAAGGAAAGCGGATCACCTTGATTGAAGTCATGCCGCACGTTTTAAGCGCGGCATTTGATGACGACCTCTCCGTTAAGGTTGAAAAGATCCTTACCGATAACGGCGTTATGCTCAGAACCGGCGAAAAGGTCAGAGAGCTCAGCGGCGAGGGATCGGTTTCGGGAGTGGTTCTTGAAAACGGAGAGATTCTTGCGGCTGATGCGGTCATTCTTGCAACCGGATACGCCCCTAATGTGGATCTTGCCCGTAATGCAGGCATAAAAATCAATGAACTCGGAGCTATCAGGGTAGACGAGTACATGCGAACCGAAGACAAGGATATTTTTGCCGTCGGCGATTGCGCCGAAAAGTTTTCGTTCATCACCCGTATCGTCAAAGGATTGATGCTTGCCGCCACGGCTTGTTCCGAAGCCAGAATTGCCGGTATGAACCTGTACGGGCTGTCGCGACTGAGAACCTTCAGCGGCACCATTTCAATATTTTCGACGGCAATCGGAGGGACAACCTTCGCCGCGGCTGGCGTTACCGAGCATCTCGCTCTCGATCGCGGATTTGACGTCATATCAGCATCGGCTGAAGGCATTGACAAACACCCGAAATCTCTGCCCGGAACCAGCAGCCAGTTTGTCAAGCTCATTGTCAACCGCGATTCCGGTCTTGTGCTTGGCGGAGCGGTTGTCGGAGGGGTCAGCGCGGGAGAGCTGATCAATGTTATCGGGGTGATCATCGAAAACAAGATGACCATCCACGAGGTGCTCACCCTTCAGGTCGGGACCCATCCGCTGCTGACCGGTCCCCCGACAGGGTATCCCCTCATCAAGGCTGCCGAGGCGGTGGTCAAAAAACTTCGAAGCTCGCGATAA
- a CDS encoding ferredoxin family protein: MLVFDCFFGRCEKPSCEGCALKLVRSLRLALKSRAMQKDEEFAVETACSPEKPAMVALQAKTTSHKQDATKKRKRLLAPREEIPWYPTIKPELCNGCGDCKVLCKPGVFELGAPDPSGIHRPKLVVAHPYKCLVLCTRCVPICTSGAIILPPKEDFERFVEYLD, translated from the coding sequence ATGCTGGTTTTTGACTGCTTTTTTGGCCGATGCGAAAAACCATCCTGCGAAGGATGCGCCCTGAAACTTGTCCGCTCTCTGCGCCTTGCCCTCAAATCGCGCGCGATGCAGAAAGACGAAGAGTTCGCCGTCGAAACAGCCTGTTCGCCGGAGAAACCGGCAATGGTGGCGTTGCAGGCTAAAACAACGTCGCACAAACAGGACGCGACGAAAAAACGGAAGCGGCTGCTTGCTCCGAGAGAGGAGATCCCCTGGTATCCGACGATCAAGCCTGAACTCTGCAACGGCTGCGGCGACTGCAAGGTTCTCTGCAAACCAGGCGTGTTCGAGCTGGGAGCGCCCGACCCTTCAGGCATCCATCGTCCGAAACTGGTTGTCGCGCATCCTTATAAATGCCTGGTTCTCTGCACCAGGTGCGTGCCCATCTGCACTTCAGGAGCCATTATTCTCCCTCCGAAGGAGGATTTCGAGCGCTTCGTGGAATATCTGGACTGA
- a CDS encoding 4Fe-4S dicluster domain-containing protein, whose amino-acid sequence MSGLPSPSKKKKRLLAPREEIAWFPVIDTAACNGCGDCEGFCKPGVFALGEPEGVKRARMTVANPWNCIVLCTRCEPVCPSGAITLPRPEDFERFVEYVD is encoded by the coding sequence ATGAGCGGTTTACCATCGCCATCAAAAAAGAAAAAACGGCTTCTCGCCCCAAGAGAGGAGATTGCCTGGTTTCCCGTTATCGATACTGCTGCCTGTAACGGTTGCGGTGACTGTGAAGGCTTCTGCAAACCGGGGGTATTTGCCCTTGGCGAGCCCGAAGGGGTCAAGCGGGCAAGAATGACTGTTGCCAACCCCTGGAACTGCATCGTGCTCTGCACCCGCTGCGAGCCCGTCTGTCCCTCCGGCGCAATCACCCTGCCCCGCCCGGAAGATTTCGAGAGGTTCGTCGAATACGTCGATTGA
- a CDS encoding HipA domain-containing protein, which yields MDRRCLYCYEPLASGEGDFHRKCSRKMFGTPLPPELPYDENQLEELALEVIRSQTAITGVQPKLSLHLEPAGKAHAPQRFTIVGLWGGYILKPPSQRFRQLPEIEDLTMRMAEAARIDTVPHSLIRMRSGALAYLTRRIDRTGNGKLHMEDMCQITGRLTENKYHGSYEQIAKAIHRYSANPGLDVINFFEVVLFCFLSGNADMHLKNFSLIDIEAKGGYSLAPAYDLVSTGLVMPSDKEDLALTLDGKKTRITLNDFRAAFGVLTIDEVVQERMFRKFRNVLPLWDLLIEKSFLDYENQAAYKELIRKKCHQIRLDA from the coding sequence ATGGATCGTCGCTGTCTTTATTGCTATGAGCCGTTGGCCTCCGGGGAGGGTGATTTCCATCGGAAGTGCAGCCGGAAAATGTTCGGAACGCCTCTCCCTCCAGAGTTACCCTATGATGAAAACCAGCTCGAAGAACTCGCTCTGGAGGTCATCCGAAGCCAGACCGCCATTACGGGGGTACAGCCGAAACTGTCGCTGCATCTGGAACCGGCAGGAAAGGCTCATGCTCCGCAGCGATTCACCATTGTTGGACTATGGGGAGGGTACATACTCAAGCCCCCTTCGCAGCGATTTCGGCAGTTGCCGGAAATAGAGGACCTGACGATGCGCATGGCTGAAGCGGCGCGTATCGATACGGTTCCACACTCTCTGATTCGCATGCGGTCGGGAGCCCTTGCATACCTGACGCGCCGTATTGATCGTACCGGGAATGGCAAGCTGCACATGGAGGATATGTGCCAGATCACCGGACGTCTCACGGAGAATAAATATCACGGTTCATATGAACAGATAGCGAAAGCCATACATCGTTACTCTGCAAATCCGGGTCTCGATGTCATCAATTTTTTTGAGGTGGTGCTGTTCTGCTTTCTCTCCGGAAATGCGGATATGCATCTGAAGAATTTTTCACTGATCGATATCGAAGCAAAAGGGGGCTACAGCCTTGCCCCGGCCTATGATCTCGTCTCGACAGGACTGGTTATGCCTTCCGATAAGGAAGACCTTGCCTTGACGCTTGACGGGAAGAAAACAAGGATCACGCTGAACGATTTCAGAGCGGCTTTCGGCGTATTGACGATTGACGAGGTGGTTCAGGAACGAATGTTCAGGAAGTTCAGAAATGTTCTGCCTCTGTGGGATCTGTTGATAGAAAAGAGTTTTCTTGACTATGAAAATCAGGCAGCCTACAAGGAGCTGATCAGGAAAAAATGTCACCAGATCCGGCTGGATGCGTGA
- a CDS encoding HipA N-terminal domain-containing protein: MQKAEIRYLDRTAGWFIQDEEGFHFLYDQAYLDSKDARPVSLTLPLRAAAYSSRTMFPFFDGLIPEGWLLAVAERNWKLDPRDRMGLLLNCCRDCIGAVSVHPVIME, translated from the coding sequence ATGCAGAAAGCCGAAATACGATACCTTGACCGAACTGCGGGCTGGTTCATTCAGGATGAAGAGGGCTTTCATTTCCTGTATGATCAGGCATACCTGGATTCGAAGGATGCCAGACCGGTAAGTCTGACTCTGCCGTTGCGGGCAGCTGCATATTCGAGCAGAACAATGTTTCCTTTTTTTGACGGATTGATACCCGAAGGGTGGCTGCTTGCCGTTGCCGAAAGGAACTGGAAGCTTGATCCGCGAGATCGTATGGGTCTCTTGCTGAACTGCTGCAGGGATTGCATCGGGGCGGTGAGTGTACATCCTGTAATCATGGAGTGA
- a CDS encoding helix-turn-helix transcriptional regulator, with the protein MKDIAEFVRDRRKALGMTQPELAEKAGTGLRFIRDLEQGKKTLRMDKVNQVLALFGFVLAPVSPEREA; encoded by the coding sequence ATGAAGGATATAGCTGAATTTGTCCGCGACAGACGAAAAGCCCTGGGCATGACCCAGCCGGAACTGGCAGAAAAAGCCGGTACAGGTCTTCGTTTTATCCGTGATCTTGAACAGGGAAAAAAAACATTGCGGATGGACAAGGTGAACCAGGTGCTTGCCCTGTTCGGGTTCGTACTTGCGCCTGTAAGCCCGGAAAGGGAGGCTTAG